One region of Salvelinus sp. IW2-2015 linkage group LG6.1, ASM291031v2, whole genome shotgun sequence genomic DNA includes:
- the LOC111965326 gene encoding NK1 transcription factor-related protein 1-like encodes MNRERVQVGDLSIASPPASCVAAQTAVIVVAAPESMDNHCEKRLSDNELSVFSCPGGIDILQGDSRNNSPHQEPAPIAIPTVHRTTAFSVLDILDPNKFTSKKQNPNRTGSEFAFGTENRGGDDSNHAVDQKSYAEDYECKKSTALNEGLVYRSDECENDFNRDSHSDSEMQDDLFSEESSSGLTENTQGELGHHEDDDKESKSPRSPDGQQTQQSGSNGQSHQGKPKRKRSGSDSKSGKPRRARTAFTYEQLVALENKFKCTRYLSVCERLNLALSLSLTETQVKIWFQNRRTKWKKQNPGADTSAPTGGGPNGQSNGLGGLSPLSPSPPMNGHLSMHTSYGHGPGGLVCTTQLPFLPSHAVLSPFMLGSQTYGAPAFYTSHL; translated from the exons ATGAATAGAGAGAGGGTTCAGGTGGGAGATCTCTCAATCGCTTCTCCGCCGGCGTCTTGTGTGGCTGCCCAAACAGCGGTGATCGTCGTGGCCGCTCCAGAAAGCATGGACAATCACTGCGAGAAGCGGCTCTCTGACAACGAACTGTCGGTGTTTTCCTGTCCCGGCGGTATAGACATTCTGCAAGGGGACAGTCGAAACAACTCTCCACATCAAGAACCGGCTCCGATAGCAATTCCAACGGTTCACCGGACCACCGCGTTTTCTGTTTTGGACATTTTGGACCCAAATAAGTTTACGAGCAAAAAGCAAAATCCTAACCGGACCGGCAGTGAATTCGCCTTCGGGACAGAGAACCGTGGAGGTGACGACTCGAATCATGCTGTAGATCAGAAATCTTATGCAGAAGACTATGAATGTAAAAAATCTACAGCACTAA ATGAGGGGCTGGTGTACAGATCGGACGAATGCGAGAATGATTTCAACAGAGACTCCCACTCTGACAGCGAGATGCAGGATGACTTGTTTAGTGAGGAGAGCAGCAGTGGCCTGACTGAAAATACCCAGGGGGAACTGGGCCACCATGAAGACGACGACAAGGAGAGCAAGAGCCCAAGAAGTCCTGACGGACAGCAAACGCAACAGTCAGGGTCGAATGGACAAAGTCATCAAGGAAAGCCGAAGCGAAAGCGCTCTGGCTCCGATTCAAAGTCGGGTAAGCCCCGAAGGGCCCGGACAGCATTCACTTACGAACAACTTGTTGCACTGGAGAACAAATTCAAGTGCACCCGATACCTCTCCGTGTGTGAGAGGCTAAATTTGGCACTGTCACTTAGTTTGACTGAAACTCAAGTCAAAATCTGGTTCCAGAACCGACGGACCAAGTGGAAGAAACAGAACCCTGGCGCAGACACCAGCGCCCCGACGGGCGGGGGGCCGAATGGCCAGAGCAATGGACTAGGGGGCCTGAGTCCGCTCAGCCCGTCTCCTCCCATGAACGGCCATCTGTCAATGCACACGAGCTATGGTCACGGGCCAGGCGGGTTAGTCTGCACCACCCAATTACCCTTTCTGCCAAGTCATGCGGTACTGTCACCTTTCATGTTAGGATCTCAGACCTACGGAGCGCCTGCGTTTTACACTTCACACCTATAA